The proteins below are encoded in one region of Chrysemys picta bellii isolate R12L10 chromosome 4, ASM1138683v2, whole genome shotgun sequence:
- the LOC101938424 gene encoding uncharacterized protein LOC101938424 isoform X2 translates to MGFVWFGEEKTERGHGNRFQVSKRLFQGGGPSVLQLFRNLFGLGQSAQEGPETRADAQEQGNVGDLEENSSLVPAGAESETSQPAGKELTGDHPTDEPRGDATGDRMGEILGELKDISLGGTPSSRGRRSPPMLDPSGMEMGDSGDWALSDLSESGSCIDASVDVEEKQSMGSGATGELCGQCSETGDAGGASAERWPLGRPSVLQLVRNLFGLRQSVQESPEARADAQESGDVRDLEENSSLFPAGAESETSEPAAKELTGDHPTDEPHGDATGDRMEEILGELKNISLGGVPSSHGRRSPPMLDPSGMEMGDSGGFVNTAVGKDKTAQDLCSRISGREAERVGEASGDTGTWGKAGISQVLPADNEGITLTAGPLAMTPKDFHAKEERECLLKEDLNGGSPKAELSPWNKLVNMYKQRRKLPVPKENPVQLEMEEGSTLNLTVYEFATPEPHLISSKSSSTALIYRFPDDGAGEAVGHFGRAQVDLRTNGLGAPEAD, encoded by the exons ATGGGGTTCGTTTGGTTTGGAGAGGAGaagacggagaggggacatggtaacCGTTTTCAAGTATCTAAAAGATTGTTCCAAGGAGGAGG GCCCTCAGTGCTCCAGCTCTTCAGGAATCTCTTTGGGCTCGGGCAGAGCGCGCAGGAGGGTCCAGAAACCAGAGCAGACGCACAAGAGCAGGGTAACGTCGGGGACCTAGAAGAAAACAGCTCCCTGGTGCCTGCTGGGGCTGAGTCTGAGACCAGTCAGCCAGCAGGCAAAGAGCTAACGGGCGACCACCCGACCGATGAGCCCCGTGGAGATGCAACAGGCGACCGCATGGGGGAGATCCTTGGAGAGCTGAAGGATATCAGTCTTGGGGGCACCCCTTCCAGCCGTGGCAGGAGATCCCCTCCTATGCTGGACCCCAGTGGCATGGAGATGGGAGACTCCGGTGACTGGGCCTTGTCAGACCTCTCTGAGAGCGGTAGCTGCATTGACGCCAGCGTGGATGTGGAGGAGAAGCAGAGCATGGGAAGTGGAGCAACAGGGGAGCTGTGCGGGCAATGCTCtgagacaggagatgcaggaggaGCATCTGCTGAGAGATGGCCCTTGGGGAG GCCCTCGGTGCTCCAGCTTGTTAGGAACCTCTTTGGGCTCAGGCAGAGCGTGCAGGAGAGCCCAGAAGCCAGAGCAGATGCACAAGAGAGCGGGGACGTCAGGGACCTAGAAGAAAACAGCTCCCTGTTTCCTGCTGGTGCTGAGTCTGAGACCAGCGAGCCAGCGGCCAAAGAGCTAACGGGCGACCACCCAACCGATGAGCCCCATGGAGATGCAACAGGCGACCGCATGGAGGAGATCCTTGGAGAACTGAAGAATATCAGTCTTGGGGGAGTCCCTTCCAGCCATGGCAGGAGATCCCCTCCTATGCTGGACCCCAGTGGCATGGAGATGGGAGACTCTGGTGGCTTTGTCAACACTGCTGTGGGCAAAGATAAAACAGCCCAGGATCTATGCAGCAGAATCTCTggcagggaggcagagagggtGGGAGAAGCTTCTGGTGACACAGGAACATGGGGAAA GGCTGGAATCTCCCAGGTTCTGCCTGCTGACAACGAAGGAATCACACTGACTGCAGGACCCCTGGCAATGACCCCCAAGGACTTCCAtgccaaggaggagagagagtgcCTCCTGAAAG AGGATCTAAATGGAGGATCTCCGAAGGCAGAGCTGTCTCCATGGAACAAACTCGTCAACATGTACAAGCAGCGACGGAAGCTTCCTGTTCCTAAG GAAAACCCAGTGCAGCTGGAAATGGAAGAGGGATCCACTCTGAATCTAACTGTTTATGAATTTGCAACACCTGAGCCTCATCTCATCTCTTCAAAATCTTCCAGTACTGCCCTGATCTATAG GTTTCCTGATGACGGAGCTGGGGAAGCTGTTGGCCACTTTGGGAGAGCCCAGGTAGACCTGAGGACAAATGGACTGGGAGCTCCTGAAGCAGACTGA
- the LOC101938424 gene encoding uncharacterized protein LOC101938424 isoform X1 yields the protein MGFVWFGEEKTERGHGNRFQVSKRLFQGGGPSVLQLFRNLFGLGQSAQEGPETRADAQEQGNVGDLEENSSLVPAGAESETSQPAGKELTGDHPTDEPRGDATGDRMGEILGELKDISLGGTPSSRGRRSPPMLDPSGMEMGDSGDWALSDLSESGSCIDASVDVEEKQSMGSGATGELCGQCSETGDAGGASAERWPLGSRPSVLQLVRNLFGLRQSVQESPEARADAQESGDVRDLEENSSLFPAGAESETSEPAAKELTGDHPTDEPHGDATGDRMEEILGELKNISLGGVPSSHGRRSPPMLDPSGMEMGDSGGFVNTAVGKDKTAQDLCSRISGREAERVGEASGDTGTWGKAGISQVLPADNEGITLTAGPLAMTPKDFHAKEERECLLKEDLNGGSPKAELSPWNKLVNMYKQRRKLPVPKENPVQLEMEEGSTLNLTVYEFATPEPHLISSKSSSTALIYRFPDDGAGEAVGHFGRAQVDLRTNGLGAPEAD from the exons ATGGGGTTCGTTTGGTTTGGAGAGGAGaagacggagaggggacatggtaacCGTTTTCAAGTATCTAAAAGATTGTTCCAAGGAGGAGG GCCCTCAGTGCTCCAGCTCTTCAGGAATCTCTTTGGGCTCGGGCAGAGCGCGCAGGAGGGTCCAGAAACCAGAGCAGACGCACAAGAGCAGGGTAACGTCGGGGACCTAGAAGAAAACAGCTCCCTGGTGCCTGCTGGGGCTGAGTCTGAGACCAGTCAGCCAGCAGGCAAAGAGCTAACGGGCGACCACCCGACCGATGAGCCCCGTGGAGATGCAACAGGCGACCGCATGGGGGAGATCCTTGGAGAGCTGAAGGATATCAGTCTTGGGGGCACCCCTTCCAGCCGTGGCAGGAGATCCCCTCCTATGCTGGACCCCAGTGGCATGGAGATGGGAGACTCCGGTGACTGGGCCTTGTCAGACCTCTCTGAGAGCGGTAGCTGCATTGACGCCAGCGTGGATGTGGAGGAGAAGCAGAGCATGGGAAGTGGAGCAACAGGGGAGCTGTGCGGGCAATGCTCtgagacaggagatgcaggaggaGCATCTGCTGAGAGATGGCCCTTGGGGAG CAGGCCCTCGGTGCTCCAGCTTGTTAGGAACCTCTTTGGGCTCAGGCAGAGCGTGCAGGAGAGCCCAGAAGCCAGAGCAGATGCACAAGAGAGCGGGGACGTCAGGGACCTAGAAGAAAACAGCTCCCTGTTTCCTGCTGGTGCTGAGTCTGAGACCAGCGAGCCAGCGGCCAAAGAGCTAACGGGCGACCACCCAACCGATGAGCCCCATGGAGATGCAACAGGCGACCGCATGGAGGAGATCCTTGGAGAACTGAAGAATATCAGTCTTGGGGGAGTCCCTTCCAGCCATGGCAGGAGATCCCCTCCTATGCTGGACCCCAGTGGCATGGAGATGGGAGACTCTGGTGGCTTTGTCAACACTGCTGTGGGCAAAGATAAAACAGCCCAGGATCTATGCAGCAGAATCTCTggcagggaggcagagagggtGGGAGAAGCTTCTGGTGACACAGGAACATGGGGAAA GGCTGGAATCTCCCAGGTTCTGCCTGCTGACAACGAAGGAATCACACTGACTGCAGGACCCCTGGCAATGACCCCCAAGGACTTCCAtgccaaggaggagagagagtgcCTCCTGAAAG AGGATCTAAATGGAGGATCTCCGAAGGCAGAGCTGTCTCCATGGAACAAACTCGTCAACATGTACAAGCAGCGACGGAAGCTTCCTGTTCCTAAG GAAAACCCAGTGCAGCTGGAAATGGAAGAGGGATCCACTCTGAATCTAACTGTTTATGAATTTGCAACACCTGAGCCTCATCTCATCTCTTCAAAATCTTCCAGTACTGCCCTGATCTATAG GTTTCCTGATGACGGAGCTGGGGAAGCTGTTGGCCACTTTGGGAGAGCCCAGGTAGACCTGAGGACAAATGGACTGGGAGCTCCTGAAGCAGACTGA
- the LOC101938424 gene encoding uncharacterized protein LOC101938424 isoform X3, with the protein MGEILGELKDISLGGTPSSRGRRSPPMLDPSGMEMGDSGDWALSDLSESGSCIDASVDVEEKQSMGSGATGELCGQCSETGDAGGASAERWPLGSRPSVLQLVRNLFGLRQSVQESPEARADAQESGDVRDLEENSSLFPAGAESETSEPAAKELTGDHPTDEPHGDATGDRMEEILGELKNISLGGVPSSHGRRSPPMLDPSGMEMGDSGGFVNTAVGKDKTAQDLCSRISGREAERVGEASGDTGTWGKAGISQVLPADNEGITLTAGPLAMTPKDFHAKEERECLLKEDLNGGSPKAELSPWNKLVNMYKQRRKLPVPKENPVQLEMEEGSTLNLTVYEFATPEPHLISSKSSSTALIYRFPDDGAGEAVGHFGRAQVDLRTNGLGAPEAD; encoded by the exons ATGGGGGAGATCCTTGGAGAGCTGAAGGATATCAGTCTTGGGGGCACCCCTTCCAGCCGTGGCAGGAGATCCCCTCCTATGCTGGACCCCAGTGGCATGGAGATGGGAGACTCCGGTGACTGGGCCTTGTCAGACCTCTCTGAGAGCGGTAGCTGCATTGACGCCAGCGTGGATGTGGAGGAGAAGCAGAGCATGGGAAGTGGAGCAACAGGGGAGCTGTGCGGGCAATGCTCtgagacaggagatgcaggaggaGCATCTGCTGAGAGATGGCCCTTGGGGAG CAGGCCCTCGGTGCTCCAGCTTGTTAGGAACCTCTTTGGGCTCAGGCAGAGCGTGCAGGAGAGCCCAGAAGCCAGAGCAGATGCACAAGAGAGCGGGGACGTCAGGGACCTAGAAGAAAACAGCTCCCTGTTTCCTGCTGGTGCTGAGTCTGAGACCAGCGAGCCAGCGGCCAAAGAGCTAACGGGCGACCACCCAACCGATGAGCCCCATGGAGATGCAACAGGCGACCGCATGGAGGAGATCCTTGGAGAACTGAAGAATATCAGTCTTGGGGGAGTCCCTTCCAGCCATGGCAGGAGATCCCCTCCTATGCTGGACCCCAGTGGCATGGAGATGGGAGACTCTGGTGGCTTTGTCAACACTGCTGTGGGCAAAGATAAAACAGCCCAGGATCTATGCAGCAGAATCTCTggcagggaggcagagagggtGGGAGAAGCTTCTGGTGACACAGGAACATGGGGAAA GGCTGGAATCTCCCAGGTTCTGCCTGCTGACAACGAAGGAATCACACTGACTGCAGGACCCCTGGCAATGACCCCCAAGGACTTCCAtgccaaggaggagagagagtgcCTCCTGAAAG AGGATCTAAATGGAGGATCTCCGAAGGCAGAGCTGTCTCCATGGAACAAACTCGTCAACATGTACAAGCAGCGACGGAAGCTTCCTGTTCCTAAG GAAAACCCAGTGCAGCTGGAAATGGAAGAGGGATCCACTCTGAATCTAACTGTTTATGAATTTGCAACACCTGAGCCTCATCTCATCTCTTCAAAATCTTCCAGTACTGCCCTGATCTATAG GTTTCCTGATGACGGAGCTGGGGAAGCTGTTGGCCACTTTGGGAGAGCCCAGGTAGACCTGAGGACAAATGGACTGGGAGCTCCTGAAGCAGACTGA